The Deefgea tanakiae DNA segment CGACGCGCCAACTGAAGAAGAACAAAGCCAAATTTATATCGATATCGCCAAAGCACTCGGTAATGATCGTACTTTCGTCGTGCGTACTTTGGATGTGGGCGGTGATAAACCATTGGCTTACTTGCCAATGCCAGTTGAAGAAAACCCATTCTTGGGCGTTCGTGGTGTTCGTCTCTGCTTGGCAGAACCTGAACTCTTGCATACTCAAGTTCGTGCCGTATTGCGTGCAGCACCGTATTCAAAATTGGCCATCATGTTCCCAATGATTACCAGCCTTGAAGAAGTACGCGAAGTGAAACGCATCGTGGCGCTTGAGAAAGCAGCACTTGGTATTACGCAAGACGTGCAAGTCGGCATTATGGTTGAAGTTCCTGCCACCGCAGTGATGGCTGAGCAATTCGCGCGTGAAGTTGATTTCTTCTCGATCGGTACCAATGATTTGACGCAATACACGCTGGCGATGGATCGTGGTCATCCAAAATTGGCGAAGCAAGCTGATGTAATGCATCCAGGTGTGCTTAATTTAATCAATATGACAGTGAAAGGCGCACACGCACACGGTAAGTGGGTTGGTGTATGCGGGGGTATTGCCTCAGACCCTATGGCTATTCCATTGTTACTAGGTATAGGTGTTGATGAATTGTCAGCCAGCGTGCCAACGATTCCTGCAATTAAAGCTTTAGTACGTACTTTGAACAAAGCCGATTGTGAAAAACTGGCAGCAGAAGTCTTGCAACTCGGCACTGCCGCCGAAGTTCGCGCTCGTTTGTCGCAGTTGGTTGATTAAAAGGAATTTTAAATGTTTTATATTATTGCTTTAGTGATTGGTATTGCGATTGGTTGGCTACTACGTGGTAATCAGCAATCAAGGACTAGCGAAGCGCGAGTGGAAAAAGAAATTCAGGCCGAAGTGATTCCTGCCGTGAAGTCTGAATTACTCAAGCCAGAGTGCTACGCTGCGCTCGGTGGTAAAGCCAATGTACGAGTGGAAGAGTTTATTGCTGCAACGCGCGTGCGAGTTGAGCTGTTTAATGGCGGACTATTGAATGAAAACGCGCTGAACAATGCGGGTATTTCAGGCTTTGCAAAAATTGATGGCACGACGCTACATTTGATTATGTAAATATTTGTGTTAATCAGAAAAAACCACCATTAATTTTGGTGGTTTTTTTTTGCTAAAAAATAATATGTCGTTTACATTGAGGCTGCTTTTAAAATATTATCACCTTGATATAAAACAATAATTCCAAGCTAATACGCTAAGGTATATCCCTGTAAGGTGATTGCTGCATAGGCAAACAAAATTTTATGTAACAAAATGAATCATGAACTTAATAAACCGGCGATAAACTGATTTATTCATTATTCGCCTTTTGGAGAAAAACCATGTTTAAGAATGCATTTGCAGTCTTACAGCAAATTGGTAAAGCATTAATGCTGCCAGTGGCTGTGTTGCCCGTTGCCGGTTTATTGCTCGGGATTGGGGCGTCTAATTTTTCGTTTATTCCGACGATTGTGTCGCAATTAATGGCCGCAGGTGGTGGTGCGATTTTTGGCCATTTGCCTTTGATTTTTGCAATTGGTGTGGCTTTAGGTTTGACTGAAAATGATGGTGTGGCAGCGATTGCAGCAACAGTAGGTTTTGTAGTGTTACTCGCCACCATGGGCGTAATGGCACCAGTGATGGGGGTTGAACCAGCGATGGTGATGGGCATGAAATCGATGGAAACCGGCGTATTCGGCGGGATTATTATCGGTGGCGTGGCTGCAACCTTATTTAATAAATATTACCGAATCGAATTACCGCCGTATTTGGGTTTCTTTGCCGGTAAACGCTTTGTACCGATTGTGACGGGTGTCGTTGCGATTTTTGTTGGTGTGTTGATGTCGTTTGTTTGGCCTCCAGTGCAAGGCGTGATCAACACATTCTCACAATGGGCAGCGCATTCTGACCCACGCATGGCGGCAACGGTGTATGGTTTTGTTGAACGGATGTTGATTCCATTTGGTTTGCATCATATTTGGAACGTGCCTTTCTTCTTTGAAATTGGTGCCTTTACTGATGCAAGCGGTAAAGTGGTGAATGGTGATATCGCTCGTTTCTTTGCGGGTGACCCAACGGCCGGTATTTTGTCTGGTGCGTTCTTCTTTAAAATGTTTGGTTTGCCAGCAGCAGCGATTGCGATTTGGCATACAGCTAAACCAGAAAACAAAGTAATGGTTGGCGGGATTATGATTTCAGCAGCGCTGACTTCATTCCTAACAGGTATTACTGAGCCGATTGAATTTGCCTTTATGTTTGTGGCCCCGGTTCTCTATGTGATTCATGCTTTCCTTGCCGCATCAGCGCAATTTATTGCCAATACTTTAAACATGCACATGGGTTTTACGTTTTCACAAGGTGGTATCGATTTCTTAATCTTTAATGCCTTCGGTGTGTATGCGAAAAACTGGTGGTACGTACTAATCATTGGTCCGATTTATGGTCTTGTCTATTACAGTGTGTTCCGCTTTGTTATTACCAAATGGAATCTCAAAACACCAGGTCGTGAAGATGTTGCCGCTGATTCTGTGAAACAACAAGCCAGTGGCCATGGTATGGCGCATGATTTGGTAGTCGCTTTTGGTGGTGCAGAAAATATTAAGAGCTTGGATGCGTGTATTACTCGTTTGCGGATTTCTGTTGCCGATGCGGCGAAAGTGAATCAAGCCTCACTGAAAGCCTTGGGTGCTGCCGGTGTGATGCAAGTGGGCAATAATATGCAGGCTATTTTTGGTACTCGCTCGGAAAACTTGAAAACGGATATGTCTGAGTATCTAAAATCAGGTGGTATGGGCTTGGCGGCATCATTAAATAATTTTTCTGAGGCAATACCTGCCGCAAAAGCTGGTGAGATTCGTAATAAAGCCTTGTTAGCGGCCTTGGGTGGTCAAAGTAATATCGCTGAAGTTGCTTCAATTGCTGCAACACGGGTTCGAGTTCAATTAAAAGACATGAGCCAGTTTAATGAATCAGCAGTGTTGGCGGCAGGCGTTGATGCCGTTGCTAAGCTCGATGGCAATGTGCTGCATTTGATTGTGGGTGATCAAACGACGGTATTGGCATAAAGCCCTAGATTACGAAGTACATTAATACAAAGCCCATCTAAACAAGGATGGGCTTTTTTACATGCAGCTAGATTTAGTATGAACTTTGCGCCAAACTCGTTCTATGGCACGTGAAAAAAAATTAATCCTCAGTGAGTTTCAATCGGCGAAATGGCTGCCAGGTGGTCATGCGCAAACGATTTATCCTGCCTTATTTATGTGGCGCAGGGCGGCACGTTATCGCCGCGAAGCTTGGGTGACGCCTGATTTGGATAGCATCGTGGTCGACTGGACCGCTGGCCGTGCGGGCACACCGCTGATTGTTTTATTTCATGGGCTCGAAGGCAGTTCAAACAGCCACTATGCTTTGTCACTGTTTACCCAAGCCTATAAACAAGGCTGGCGTGGCGCGGTGCCGCATTTTCGTACTTGTGGCAATGTCCAAAATCGTTTGCCACGCGCTTACCATGCGGGTGATTCTGAAGAGGTGAATTGGATTTTGCGAAGAATGCGAAAAGCATTTCCAGATTCACCGATTTTTGCAGTCGGCGTATCATTGGGTGGCAATGCATTATTAAAGTGGCTGGGTGAACAAGGTGCCGCTGCCAATATGGTGATTGATGCGGCTGCCGCAGTTTCTGCACCGATGGACTTGAGTGCCAGCGGTCATCAGTTAGACCAAGGCATCAACAAGCATATATATACGCGCAATTTTTTAAGTACCTTGCGTTATAAAACGCAGATGAAGTTAAAACTGAATGCAAATCCGTATATTGATTGGCAGCAAGTTAAAAAGGTTAAAACGATGCGCGAATTTGATCATCTGGTCACCGCGCCGCTGCATGGCTTTCATAGCGTCGACCATTATTGGCAAAGTGCCAGTAGCAAAGATGTATTGAATCAGATTGCTTTGCCGACCTTAATCATTAATGCTTTGAATGATCCATTTATACCGGAGGCGAGTTTGCCCCATCAGAAGGACATGCCTAGTTGTGTAACATTGCTGCAACCTGCTGAGGGCGGTCATGTTGGTTTTGTCAGTGGCGCGCCACCCGGTCAATTAACTTGGCTACCTGATAATATCCTGCGTTTTTTTCAATACCACTTACCTTTGCCGCGATAATATGATTTCTGTGCCAGCCAGCTTGTTTAAGGCCTACGATATTCGAGGCAAAATTGATTTACTCACTCCCGACTTTGCGTATTGGGTTGGTCGAGCCTGTGGTGCCGAGGCGATTCAACGTGGACTCACCATCGTTGCCCTAGGTTTTGATGGTCGTTTATCCAGTCCTGGCTTGGCAACGGCACTCAGTCGTGGCTTGGTTGAATCGGGAGTTCAAGTTTTAGATCTTGGCTTGTCCTGTACGCCACTCCTTTATTATGCCGCGCTGAATAAAGCGGCGGGCTCCGGCATTATGATTACCGGCAGTCACAATCCGCCTGATTACAATGGCATCAAAATTATGCTCGGTGGCGAAACCATTGCCGCTGAAGCTTTGCAAGATTTACGACAAAGTATCGAGCTCGCAACATTGCCAGTACAAGACGGTGGCACAGTCGCGGCACTCGATATGGCGCAAGAGTATATCGCCGCCGTGAAGCAGCAATTGCCCTTGGTGCAATTATCAATACCACTCAAAATCGTTATTGATTGTGGTAATGGTTCACCGGGCGCACTGGCTCCCGATTTGTATCGCGAACTGGGTTGTGAAGTCATTGAGTTGTATTGCGAAGTCGATGGCTTATTTCCTAATCATCATCCGGATCCGCAAGTCGCCGAAAATCTACGCGAACTGCAAGCCACCGTCTTGGCGCAACACGCAGATTTGGGCTTGGCTTTTGATGGTGACGGCGACCGGCTTGGTGTCGTCACGCGCACTGGACAAATCATCCCTGGCGATCGCTTATTAATGCTGTTTGCCTCTGCCGAATTGGCGCAGCAGACTGGACATATACTCTATGACGTTAAATCTAGTCGTGCTGTTGCTCAATGGGTTTCACAGTTTGGTGGCACCTCCGAAGCAATTCCAACCGGTCATTCACATATGAAACGCCGCTTGCGTGAAACGAAGGCACTGCTCGCTGGAGAACTTTCGGGTCACTTTGCCTTTGTTGCTTGGGGTGTTGATGATGCTTTATATGCAGGCGCTAAATTACTTCAGCAGGTTGCAGCGGGTGTGGATCTTGATGTGGAATTGACACGTTTCCCAGTCAATTATTCCTCACCCGAGTTACAAATACCGCTCACTGAATCAGGGCACGATTTAGTTGCACAGATTGCAGAACATGCGCAGTTTCCAAGCTCACAACAAATTAGTACGATTGATGGGCTGCGCATTGAATATGTAGACGGCTTTGGATTAATCCGCGCATCCAATACAACACCTGTTTTAACATTAAGGATTGAAGCCGAGACCCTCGCCGCGATGCAACGTATTCGGCAGGAACTCGTCACAGCCATTGCTCCCTTACCCTTTCCAAATATTGACGAGAAATGATGACACTTCCTCCACAACATCTGATTGCCGCTAATGTCGCAGTCGCTTTAAGTGAAGACATTGGTGATTGTGACTGGACTGCTCAGTTAATCCCTGCCCAACAAACGGCCAAAGCCAAGATTGTGCTGCGTGAAAACGCTGTGATTTGTGGTCAAGCTTGGTTTAATGAAGTGTTTCGGCAGGTCGATGCAGCAGTGAGCGTTAACTGGAAAGTGGCAGAAGGTGAGTATGTATATGCAGACCATGTTATTTGTGAGCTAGAAGGTAATACCCAGGCTTTACTAACAGCAGAAAGATCCGCACTTAATTTTCTACAAACCTTGTCGGCTGTCGCGACGGTCACCCGTCAATATGCTCAAGTTGTTGCAGGTACTTCCGCCGTAGTACATGACACACGTAAAACCATCCCCGGATTACGCCGCGCACAAAAGTACGCCGTCACCGTAGGCGGTGGTGCTAATCAACGCATCGGCTTATACGATGGCATTTTAATCAAAGAAAACCATATCCTCGCCGCAGGCAGCATTGCCAATGCTTTAGCTACTGCGCGAGAAATCGCACCGTCGAATGTCACCATTCAAGTTGAAGTGGAAAACTTGCACGAGTTGGATCAAGCCCTCGCTGCAGGTGCTACATCGGTACTATTAGATAATATGAGTTTGACTGAAATGAAGCATGCCGTTGAACGCGCCGAGGGCAAAGCGATTCTAGAGGCATCAGGTGGCGTTGATTTAACGTCGCTACGCGCGATTGCCGAGACCGGTGTCCAACGTATTTCAATCGGTAAACTCACAAAAGATGTGCTCGCAATCGATTTATCGATGCGATTAATCTAAATTTGCTGTGGTTTTAGTTTGTTTTTCACCAAGGGCGCGTTAGCGCCCTTGTTTGTTTCTTGCGAGTGCTGCATTTTTGTTTCAAATTGGTTTCTATGTAAATCAACGACTTATCGCCTTAGTTCTATTTTCTTTGTACGCAGGTGTTGACGGGTTTGGGTGGGGTGGGTATAGTTCGGCCTCTCTGCTGCTGACACAGCAAACGAAACAAGCGGTTCTAAAGCAAGTTTCGGTGTCTAAGCCACTGATCTTTAACAAAATACAGCCGATGAGTGTGAGTGCTTGATTTGCAAGTCAAACAAGTGCTTGCATTCACAAATGAGAAATAACTCGATGTTTACATCGAGGCGCTTTAAGTTTTGAGCGCAAGCCAAGTAGTACAAAATTAGCACAGAGATTAAACGAAAGAGTTTGATCCTGGCTCAGATTGAACGCTGGCGGCATGCTTTACACATGCAAGTCGAACGGTAACAGGGTGCTTGCACCGCTGACGAGTGGCGAACGGGTGAGTAATACATCGGAATGTACCCAGTAATGGGGGATAACGCTTCGAAAGGAGTGCTAATACCGCATACGCCCTGAGGGGGAAAGTGGGGGACCGCAAGGCCTCACGTTATTGGAGCAGCCGATGGCTGATTAGCTAGTTGGTAGGGTAAAGGCCTACCAAGGCAACGATCAGTAGCGGGTCTTAGAGGACGATCCGCCACACTGGAACTGAGACACGGTCCAGACTCCTACGGGAGGCAGCAGTGGGGAATCTTGGACAATGGGCGAAAGCCTGATCCAGCAATGCCGCGTGCGTGAAGAAGGCCTTCGGGTTGTAAAGCGCTTTTGTCGGGGAGGAAATCCTAGTGGCTAATAACTACTGGGGATGACAGTACCCGAAGAATAAGGACCGGCTAACTACGTGCCAGCAGCCGCGGTAATACGTAGGGTCCAAGCGTTAATCGGAATTACTGGGCGTAAAGCGTCCGCAGGTGGCTTGATAAGATAGACGTGAAATCCCTGGGCTCAACCTAGGAATTGCGTTTATGACTGTCTCGCTAGAGTATGGGAGAGGGGGGTGGAATTCCACGTGTAGCAGTGAAATGCGTAGAGATGTGGAGGAACACCGATGGCGAAGGCAACCCCCTGGCCTAATACTGACACTCATGGACGAAAGCGTGGGGAGCAAACAGGATTAGATACCCTGGTAGTCCACGCCCTAAACGATGTCTACTAGTTGTTGGGCTTTTCGGAGCTTAGTAACGCAGCTAACGCGTGAAGTAGACCGCCTGGGGAGTACGGTCGCAAGACTAAAACTCAAAGGAATTGACGGGGGCCCGCACAAGCGGTGGATGATGTGGATTAATTCGATGCAACGCGAAAAACCTTACCTGGTCTTGACATGTACGGAATCCTTTAGAGATAGAGGAGTGCCTTCGGGAACCGTAACACAGGTGCTGCATGGCTGTCGTCAGCTCGTGTCGTGAGATGTTGGGTTAAGTCCCGCAACGAGCGCAACCCTTGCCATTAGTTGCTAACATTTAGTTGAGCACTTTAATGGGACTGCCGGTGACAAACCGGAGGAAGGTGGGGATGACGTCAAGTCCTCATGGCCCTTATGACCAGGGCTTCACACGTCATACAATGGTCGGTACAGAGGGTCGCTAACCCGCGAGGGGGTGCCAATCTCACAAAACCGATCGTAGTCCGGATTGCACTCTGCAACTCGAGTGCATGAAGTCGGAATCGCTAGTAATCGCGGATCAGCATGTCGCGGTGAATACGTTCCCGGGCCTTGTACACACCGCCCGTCACACCATGGGAGTGGGTTTCACCAGAAGTAGGTAGGCTAACCGCAAGGAGGCCGCTTACCACGGTGGGATTCATGACTGGGGTGAAGTCGTAACAAGGTAGCCGTAGGGGAACCTGCGGCTGGATCACCTCCTTTCAAGAGAAAGACGAACAAATTAAGTACTCACACTCATCGGCTGTAGATTTGAAGAATGTCGGATTGATTGAGATGAATAATCTGAATTGAGATGACAACGATATGGGTCAGTAGCTCAGTTGGTTAGAGCACCGTGTTGATAACGCGGGGGTCATAGGTTCGATTCCTATCTGACCCACCACCTTAGTTGGGGGCTTAGCTCATCTGGTAGAGCACCTGCTTTGCAAGCAGGGGGTGAACGGTTCGAGTCCGTTAGCCTCCACCATTAGTTTGGTCTGGAACTACCTAGTAGAAAATAGAATTCTATGGATTGCACGATGTATTGTGCAGTGTATTTTATTCTGGTTTCTAAAATTAGAATGATTCACGAAAGTGAATTGAAATATCGATCTTTAACAAAATAGAAGAAGTAATTAATTCCAATAAACATTGTTGTGGAATTAGATTTAGAGATTACTGCTTGCAGTGATGGATAAATTTGATTTCAAAGTAAATATATTGGGTTGATTGTATCTGTTCAGTTGAATTGGTCTCATGCCAGTTTGATTGAACCGCAAGTGAAATGAGAACTCACTTGCAAGTCGCAAATACGATTTCAGTAACTTGAAATACGTTTACGTGTTTGAGGTTATAGGATCAAGCGAATAAGTGCATCTGGTGGATGCCTTGGCGATGATAGGCGACGAAGGACGTGATAGCCTGCGATAAGCGTGGGGGAGCTGGCAAAGTGCTTTGATCCCACGATTTCCGAATGGGGAAACCCGGCCCTTTTGGGTCACTCTAGACTGAATACATAGGTCTAGTAGAGCGAACCCGGTGAACTGAAACATCTAAGTAACCGGAGGAAAAGAAATCAACCGAGATTCCCAAAGTAGTGGCGAGCGAAATGGGAAGAGCCTGTACGTGATAGCAGTAGACTTAATAGAATGGAATGGAAAGTCCAACCATAGTGGGTGATAGTCCCGTATATGAAAAGTCAATTGTGGTACTAAGCGTACGAGAAGTAGGGCGGGACACGAGAAATCCTGTTTGAAGATGGGGGGACCATCCTCCAAGGCTAAATACTCATCATCGACCGATAGTGAACCAGTACCGTGAGGGAAAGGCGAAAAGAACCCCGGGAGGGGAGTGAAATAGAACCTGAAACCGGATGCATACAAACAGTGGGAGCCCTTGAAAAATGGGGTGACTGCGTACCTTTTGTATAATGGGTCAGCGACTTACGTTCAGTAGCAAGCTTAACCGAATAGGGGAGGCGTAGGGAAACCGAGTCCGAATAGGGCGCATAGTTGCTGGGCGTAGACCCGAAACCAAGTGATCTATCCATGGCCAGGATGAAGGTGCGGTAACACGCACTGGAGGTCCGAACCCACTAACGTTGCAAAGTTAGGGGATGAGCTGTGGATAGGGGTGAAAGGCTAAACAAACTTGGAAATAGCTGGTTCTCCTCGAAAACTATTTAGGTAGTGCCTCATGTATCACTGACGGGGGTAAAGCACTGTTATGGCTAGGGGGTCATCGCGACTTACCAAACCATGGCAAACTCTGAATACCGTCAAGTGCGAGCATGGGAGACAGACCTGGGGTGCTAACGTCCTGGGTCAAGAGGGAAACAACCCAGACCGCCGTCTAAGGTCCCAAATGATCAATTAAGTGGAAAACGAGGTGGGAAGGCACAGACAGCCAGGATGTTGGCTTAGAAGCAGCCATCATTTAAAGAAAGCGTAATAGCTCACTGGTCGAGTCGTCCTGCGCGGAAGATGTAACGGGGCTCAAATTGATAACCGAAGACGCGGATATGACCATTTATGGCATATGGTAGAGGAGCGTTCTGTAAGCCTGTGAAGGTGTCTTGAGAAGGATGCTGGAGGTATCAGAAGTGCGAATGCTGACATGAGTAGCGATAAAGGGAGTGAAAAGCTCCCTCACCGAAAACCCAAGGTTTCCTGCGCAACGTTCATCGGCGCAGGGTGAGTCGGCCCCTAAGGCGAGGCAGAAATGCGTAGTCGATGGGAAACAGGTTAATATTCCTGTACTTGATATAAGTGCGATGTGGGGACGGAGAAGGTTAGGTTAGCCAACTGTTGGAATAGTTGGTTTAAGTGTGTAGGCGGATCCCTTAGGCAAATCCGGGGGTTCTTAACGCTGAGGCATGATGACGATTCACTTAGGTGATGAAGTAACTGATACCCTGCTTCCAAGAAAAGCCACTAAGCTTCAGCTTATATTGAACCGTACCGCAAACCGACACAGGTGGGTAGGAAGAGTATTCTAAGGTGCTTGAGAGAACTCGGGAGAAGGAACTCGGCAAATTAACACCGTAACTTCGGGAGAAGGTGTGCCTTATAGGTGAAGAACCTTGCGTTTGGAGCTATATAAGGCCGCAGAGAAATGGGGGCTGCGACTGTTTATCAAAAACACAGCACTCTGCCAACACGAAAGTGGATGTATAGGGTGTGACGCCTGCCCGGTGCTGGAAGATTAAATGATGGGGTGCAAGCTCTTGATTGAAGTCCCAGTAAACGGCGGCCGTAACTATAACGGTCCTAAGGTAGCGAAATTCCTTGTCGGGTAAGTTCCGACCCGCACGAATGGCGTAACGATGGCCCTACTGTCTCCTCCCGAGACTCAGCGAAGTTGAAGTGTTTGTGAAGATGCAATCTCCCCGCTGCTAGACGGAAAGACCCCGTGAACCTTTACTGTAGCTTTGCATTGGACTTTGAAGTGGTTTGTGTAGGATAGGTGGGAGGCTTTGAAGCAGAGACGCTAGTTTCTGTGGAGCCGTCCTTGAAATACCACCCTGACCCCTTTGAGGTTCTAACCTTGGTCCGTTATCCGGATCGGGGACCGTGCATGGTAGGCAGTTTGACTGGGGCGGTCTCCTCCCAAATTGTAACGGAGGAGCTCGAAGGTCGCCTAGGTACGGTCGGACATCGTACTGATAGTGTAATGGCAAAAGGCGGCTTAACTGCGAGACCGACAAGTCGAGCAGGTGCGAAAGCAGGACATAGTGATCCGGTGGTTCTGTATGGAAGGGCCATCGCTCAACGGATAAAAGGTACTCCGGGGATAACAGGCTGATTCCGCCCAAGAGTTCACATCGACGGCGGAGTTTGGCACCTCGATGTCGGCTCATCACATCCTGGGGCTGTAGCCGGTCCCAAGGGTATGGCTGTTCGCCATTTAAAGTGGTACGTGAGCTGGGTTCAAAACGTCGTGAGACAGTTTGGTCCCTATCTGCAGTGGGCGTTGGAAATTTGAGGGGGGCTGCTCCTAGTACGAGAGGACCGGAGTGGACTGACCTCTGGTGTACCGGTTGTCACGCCAGTGGCATTGCCGGGTAGCTAAGTCGGGAAGAGATAAGCGCTGAAAGCATCTAAGCGCGAAACTTGCCTCAAGATGAGATTTCCCTAGGGTTTTAAATCCTCTAAAGAGTCGTTCGAGACCAGGACGTTGATAGGTTGGGTGTGGAAGCGCAGTAATGCGTTAAGCTAACCAATACTAATTGCTCGTGAGGCTTGATCCTATAACCTGAAGCGCGTAGGCGACGAAGATATAGTCAACCCAAAGAAAGTAGAGTGTACGTAAGTGCATGATACGAAAGATAAATACTGAAACAGTGTGGTTGGAAAGTGTAGTATAATTACTTCTTCTATTGATTTGATGAGTTAGCGCTGTAGGCGTGTTACTAGAAATAGTGCAGCTGAATGCGATAATTCAAAGTGTGGTGAGAAAACTCACCGCACCAGACAGTTTAATGTCTGGCGACCATAGCGAGGTGGTCCCACTCCTTCCCATCCCGAACAGGACAGTGAAACACCTCAGCGCCGATGATAGTGCGGATTGCCCGTGTGAAAGTAGGTCATTGCCAGACTTCCCTAAAGAGAAGCCCGATTCGAAAGAGTCGGGCTTTTTGCTGTGCGTTGGAAATAGATTTTTGTGTGATGTATTTGTCTGTACCTTATGCAGATAAATATCTCTGGGCATATACATCTGAGAATAGATAAATCATTCATTGCTGTAGCGCGGCATTGCA contains these protein-coding regions:
- the ptsG gene encoding PTS glucose transporter subunit IIBC; this encodes MFKNAFAVLQQIGKALMLPVAVLPVAGLLLGIGASNFSFIPTIVSQLMAAGGGAIFGHLPLIFAIGVALGLTENDGVAAIAATVGFVVLLATMGVMAPVMGVEPAMVMGMKSMETGVFGGIIIGGVAATLFNKYYRIELPPYLGFFAGKRFVPIVTGVVAIFVGVLMSFVWPPVQGVINTFSQWAAHSDPRMAATVYGFVERMLIPFGLHHIWNVPFFFEIGAFTDASGKVVNGDIARFFAGDPTAGILSGAFFFKMFGLPAAAIAIWHTAKPENKVMVGGIMISAALTSFLTGITEPIEFAFMFVAPVLYVIHAFLAASAQFIANTLNMHMGFTFSQGGIDFLIFNAFGVYAKNWWYVLIIGPIYGLVYYSVFRFVITKWNLKTPGREDVAADSVKQQASGHGMAHDLVVAFGGAENIKSLDACITRLRISVADAAKVNQASLKALGAAGVMQVGNNMQAIFGTRSENLKTDMSEYLKSGGMGLAASLNNFSEAIPAAKAGEIRNKALLAALGGQSNIAEVASIAATRVRVQLKDMSQFNESAVLAAGVDAVAKLDGNVLHLIVGDQTTVLA
- a CDS encoding YheT family hydrolase; the encoded protein is MAREKKLILSEFQSAKWLPGGHAQTIYPALFMWRRAARYRREAWVTPDLDSIVVDWTAGRAGTPLIVLFHGLEGSSNSHYALSLFTQAYKQGWRGAVPHFRTCGNVQNRLPRAYHAGDSEEVNWILRRMRKAFPDSPIFAVGVSLGGNALLKWLGEQGAAANMVIDAAAAVSAPMDLSASGHQLDQGINKHIYTRNFLSTLRYKTQMKLKLNANPYIDWQQVKKVKTMREFDHLVTAPLHGFHSVDHYWQSASSKDVLNQIALPTLIINALNDPFIPEASLPHQKDMPSCVTLLQPAEGGHVGFVSGAPPGQLTWLPDNILRFFQYHLPLPR
- a CDS encoding phosphomannomutase/phosphoglucomutase, yielding MISVPASLFKAYDIRGKIDLLTPDFAYWVGRACGAEAIQRGLTIVALGFDGRLSSPGLATALSRGLVESGVQVLDLGLSCTPLLYYAALNKAAGSGIMITGSHNPPDYNGIKIMLGGETIAAEALQDLRQSIELATLPVQDGGTVAALDMAQEYIAAVKQQLPLVQLSIPLKIVIDCGNGSPGALAPDLYRELGCEVIELYCEVDGLFPNHHPDPQVAENLRELQATVLAQHADLGLAFDGDGDRLGVVTRTGQIIPGDRLLMLFASAELAQQTGHILYDVKSSRAVAQWVSQFGGTSEAIPTGHSHMKRRLRETKALLAGELSGHFAFVAWGVDDALYAGAKLLQQVAAGVDLDVELTRFPVNYSSPELQIPLTESGHDLVAQIAEHAQFPSSQQISTIDGLRIEYVDGFGLIRASNTTPVLTLRIEAETLAAMQRIRQELVTAIAPLPFPNIDEK
- the nadC gene encoding carboxylating nicotinate-nucleotide diphosphorylase, with the translated sequence MMTLPPQHLIAANVAVALSEDIGDCDWTAQLIPAQQTAKAKIVLRENAVICGQAWFNEVFRQVDAAVSVNWKVAEGEYVYADHVICELEGNTQALLTAERSALNFLQTLSAVATVTRQYAQVVAGTSAVVHDTRKTIPGLRRAQKYAVTVGGGANQRIGLYDGILIKENHILAAGSIANALATAREIAPSNVTIQVEVENLHELDQALAAGATSVLLDNMSLTEMKHAVERAEGKAILEASGGVDLTSLRAIAETGVQRISIGKLTKDVLAIDLSMRLI